A window of Campylobacter pinnipediorum subsp. pinnipediorum contains these coding sequences:
- a CDS encoding pyridoxal phosphate-dependent aminotransferase encodes MLSQRMQTLSESLTIAISAKAKQMKADGVDVISFSAGEPDFDTPKAIKDAVKEALDSGCGKYTAVAGEPDVLKAIATKLKKDNNLTYTTNQIVTNVGAKHSLFNIFQALIDKGDEVIIPSPYWVSYPEIVKFSGGVPVFLETNDECDFKITPKQLKDAITEKTKVFCLNHPNNPTGSVYTKDELLEFAEILKGTNIIVLSDEIYEKLTYDTEFVAVASISEDMFKRTVTINGLSKCGAMPGWRFGYMASVMDELNAAVKKLQSQSTSNISTLTQRGAIASLLGKSDDDIKYMKNEFQKRRDLAVELINNIDGLKVKKPNGAFYLFVNCKEVDEDSVRFCKKMLEEAKVATVPGIGFGMQGYFRLSFATDTDSIKKGIERISNFVKNYKI; translated from the coding sequence ATGTTATCACAAAGAATGCAAACTTTAAGTGAGTCTTTAACCATAGCAATATCAGCTAAAGCAAAGCAGATGAAAGCTGATGGCGTAGATGTTATAAGTTTTAGTGCTGGTGAACCTGATTTTGATACACCTAAAGCAATAAAAGATGCTGTAAAAGAAGCACTAGATAGTGGCTGTGGAAAATATACAGCTGTAGCAGGTGAACCTGATGTATTAAAAGCTATAGCTACAAAACTAAAAAAAGATAACAACTTAACCTATACAACAAATCAAATCGTAACAAATGTTGGAGCAAAACACTCACTTTTTAATATCTTTCAAGCACTTATAGATAAGGGTGATGAGGTTATTATCCCAAGTCCTTACTGGGTAAGCTACCCTGAAATTGTAAAATTCAGTGGCGGTGTTCCTGTATTTTTAGAAACTAATGACGAGTGTGATTTTAAAATAACCCCAAAACAACTAAAAGATGCAATCACAGAAAAAACAAAGGTATTTTGCCTAAATCACCCAAATAACCCAACAGGTTCTGTTTATACAAAAGATGAACTTTTAGAATTTGCAGAAATTTTAAAAGGTACAAACATAATAGTTTTAAGTGATGAAATTTATGAAAAATTAACATACGACACAGAATTTGTGGCAGTTGCTTCTATAAGTGAAGATATGTTTAAAAGAACTGTTACCATAAATGGACTTAGTAAATGTGGGGCTATGCCTGGATGGAGATTTGGCTATATGGCAAGTGTTATGGATGAGCTAAATGCCGCTGTTAAAAAACTACAAAGTCAAAGCACTAGCAACATATCAACACTAACTCAAAGAGGTGCTATAGCTTCACTTCTAGGTAAAAGCGATGATGATATAAAGTATATGAAAAATGAGTTTCAAAAAAGAAGAGACTTGGCTGTTGAGCTTATAAACAACATAGATGGATTAAAAGTCAAAAAACCAAATGGTGCATTTTATCTATTTGTAAATTGTAAAGAAGTTGATGAAGACTCGGTAAGATTTTGTAAAAAAATGCTAGAAGAAGCAAAGGTTGCAACAGTGCCTGGAATTGGTTTTGGAATGCAAGGTTATTTTAGACTAAGCTTTGCCACAGACACAGATAGTATAAAAAAAGGAATAGAAAGAATAAGTAATTTTGTAAAAAATTATAAAATATAA
- the thiF gene encoding sulfur carrier protein ThiS adenylyltransferase ThiF gives MIKIEINGYGFKTDSKDLNELKSEISGELKSEISLFIQKHNLLEADIYILNGFAIKGNQPLKDNDKINIIKRGVMPSNEILKSMIEARNSPELNNALSNACVGIAGLGGLGSNIALSLARVGISKLVLVDFDIVEPSNLNRQQYYVSHIGMNKTHALKDLISKINPFVEVITHEIYLDKTNVADIFSECSIVCEAFDNTLSKSMIINEAGNSLKDKKIICGSGMAGMHSSNLIKTVKFANNLYICGDFTNEANIGQGLMAPRVAICANHEANLALRLLMNLGV, from the coding sequence TTGATAAAAATAGAAATTAACGGATACGGTTTTAAGACAGACTCAAAAGACTTAAATGAATTAAAAAGTGAAATTTCAGGTGAATTAAAAAGTGAAATTTCACTTTTTATACAAAAGCACAACCTACTTGAAGCTGATATTTATATATTAAATGGTTTTGCCATAAAAGGAAATCAGCCTTTAAAAGATAACGATAAAATAAATATAATAAAACGTGGTGTTATGCCTAGCAATGAGATATTAAAATCAATGATAGAAGCTAGAAACTCTCCTGAATTAAATAATGCTCTATCAAATGCTTGTGTAGGCATAGCTGGACTCGGTGGTCTTGGTTCAAACATAGCATTAAGCCTTGCTAGAGTCGGTATATCAAAGCTTGTTTTGGTTGATTTTGACATAGTAGAACCAAGCAATTTAAATCGCCAACAATACTATGTAAGCCATATAGGTATGAATAAAACACATGCATTAAAAGATCTTATTAGTAAAATAAATCCATTTGTTGAAGTAATAACACATGAAATTTATCTTGATAAAACAAATGTAGCAGATATTTTTTCAGAGTGCAGTATAGTTTGTGAAGCATTTGACAATACATTAAGCAAATCAATGATTATAAACGAAGCTGGAAATAGTCTAAAAGATAAAAAAATTATTTGTGGTTCTGGAATGGCTGGAATGCATAGCTCTAACCTAATCAAAACTGTAAAATTTGCAAATAACTTGTACATATGCGGAGATTTTACAAACGAAGCAAATATAGGTCAAGGACTAATGGCACCTAGAGTTGCTATATGTGCAAACCATGAAGCAAATTTAGCATTAAGATTATTGATGAACTTAGGTGTATAA